A part of Numenius arquata chromosome 2, bNumArq3.hap1.1, whole genome shotgun sequence genomic DNA contains:
- the SLC35B4 gene encoding nucleotide sugar transporter SLC35B4 — protein sequence MHPAVAVGLVFGGCCSNVVFLELLARQFPGCGNIVTFSQFLFIAVEGFIFEANFGRKKPAIPIRYYFIMVAMFFTVSVVNNYALNLNIAMPLHMIFRSGSLIASMALGIVILKKRYSVSKYTSIALVSLGIFTCTFMSAKQVASDSSLNEEDGLQVFFWWLLGIAALTFALLMSARMGIFQETLYKQFGKHSKEALFYNHALPLPGFLLLAPNIYHHAVLFSQSEPFQVPVIGLTLPIMWFYLLMNVVTQYVCIRGVFILTTECTSLTVTLVVTLRKFVSLIFSILYFRNPFTVWHWLGTAFVFVGTLMYTEVWNSLGPFLARWRKRPKEE from the exons ATGCACCCGGCCGTGGCGGTAGGGCTGGTGTTCGGCGGCTGCTGCAGCAACGTGGTGTTCCTGGAGCTGTTGGCCAG GCAGTTTCCAGGATGTGGCAACATAGTGACATTCTCCCAGTTCCTGTTCATCGCGGTGGAAGGCTTCATCTTCGAAGCCAACTTTGGGAGGAAGAAGCCGGCCATACCAATAAG GTACTATTTCATCATGGTGGCCATGTTCTTCACTGTCAGTGTGGTCAATAACTATGCCCTGAACTTAAATATTGCCATGCCGCTGCACATGATCTTCAGATCG GGCTCTCTCATAGCAAGCATGGCTCTAGGTATCGTAATTTTGAAGAAAAG GTACAGCGTATCTAAATACACATCCATAGCCCTGGTGTCGCTGGGGATCTTCACCTGCACTTTCATGTCTGCAAAGCAAGTG GCATCTGACTCCAGCTTAAATGAAGAGGATGGACTCCAGGTTTTCTTCTGGTGGCTGCTAG GTATTGCTGCCCTCACCTTCGCCCTCCTCATGTCTGCCAGGATGGGGATTTTCCAGGAGACGCTGTACAAGCAGTTCGGGAAGCACTCCAAAGAGGCCCTTTTTTACAAT cACGCATTACCACTCCCTGGCTTTCTTCTCCTGGCTCCAAACATCTACCACCATGCAGTCCTCTTCAGCCAGTCTG AGCCCTTCCAGGTTCCAGTGATTGGGCTGACCCTGCCAATCATGTGGTTCTACCTCCTCATGAACGTCGTCACTCA ataCGTCTGCATCCGCGGCGTCTTCATCCTCACCACGGAGTGCACCTCCCTCACCGTCACGCTGGTGGTGACGCTGCGTAAGTTCGTCAGCCTCATCTTCTCCATCCTCTACTTCCGCAACCCCTTCACGGTCTGGCACTGGCTGGGCACCGCCTTCGTCTTCGTGGGGACTCTCATGTACACGGAGGTGTGGAACAGCTTGGGGCCCTTCCTGGCCCGCTGGAGGAAGAGGCCAAAGGAGGAGTAA